Part of the Hemicordylus capensis ecotype Gifberg chromosome 7, rHemCap1.1.pri, whole genome shotgun sequence genome, tttcatttttaaaaaaggtgagtTTAGTACCCTGCATAACTCTTTATCCCTCCTAATGAGTAGTAGGATGCAAAATAAGCAAAAGATGTGCATTTCATCTTACAGTATCACAGTGGTATTTGGAACTGGACATTTGTCACTTGCCAgagtcaccaccaccacaaaaccagctgaCATTTCCCCCTGAAAAATCAGATGTCAAGTTTCAAGTTCAGCACTCAAAACATGTTCAGTAGATGGAATTTTGTGGGTCATTTTTGAATATTTGCTGATTTGCTTCTCAGCTCTAACAGGCAGTGCTGCAGAAAGAAGGagtgaaggaaggagggagaagggtGTGGATGAGCAGTGGGGCCGGCGGAGGCTAGGAAGCCAGAACCCACCCAAGGGTGGAGGCCAGCACGGCAAAACAGGGGCCTTCCcgcggggtgggggctggggctggggctgggggcggggttcggGCTCTGTCCTGCCGGTTTCCCCATCGCTTCCCGGGTGCTTCGAAGTGCTGAGGGTCCAAGCAATTCCCCCCTCTCGCCCGCCAGCCCGCCCCCGCCTCGTCCCACTGCAGCCAGACCCCAGATTTTCCTagggaaggcaggcagagtgAGGCCTCCCCTGCCGCTGCGTGGCTGCCGACCTCGACGCGGCCTGGGCCCAGCACCCCGTCCGCCCGTCCGCCTGCCTGCCTAGCCGGGGCAATTCTCCCCGCAGCCCCGCTTACCGGTCAGGCTGTTGTAGCACTCGATCTCGGTGCTCTCCACCAGCGCCAGCTGCTCCTCGGTGAGGCGGCGGGGCCAGCAGCCCGCTCTGCCCAGCAGGCTCTTCTCCCCGCGCGCCTCCTCGCCCCCCGCCTCCGAGGCGGCCTCCAGCCCCTTGATCTGCAGCAGAGCGCGGTGGTACTTGCCGATGGCTTCGCGGAACTTCTTCTGCTTGTAGCAGCGGCTGCCCTCCGCCTTGAACTCCACGGCCGCCTGGATCTTGGCTCCCAGCCCCAGCTCGGCGGCCCGGTGAGCGCGGTGGTCCctcggcgctgctgctgctgctgctgcgggcgcCGGGATGGCGGCCCCGCTCCCCGCGCCAGCCTCCGAGGGGCAGCTCCTCTTGTACGGGCTCTGCTCCTCCATCTCCCGGCGCCTCACAGGCAGCGGGCCATGCCGGTGGAGGTCGAAGGCTTGTCTCCTCTGGACCAGCTGGGAGAGCGCGCTGTGCATAAAGAGAGCCAGCggggcgagcgggcgggcgggcctgGCAGCGACCCGGCGCGGCTCCGGAGCGCGGAGGCTTcttcagcaccctggacagctccctagtgcattgtgggaaactCCTCCTGCATCAGCACCGCCAGTCAGCCTGACCTCGGATGGCTCGTCGTCAGGAGCCaaagggcaggcgggcgggcgggcgctcCTTCTGCCTGGAAAGCggcgggggcgggtggggggatggCGCAGCCAGACGGGGGTGGGGCGGAGAGAAGCCTTGCCTCCGCCGAGGAGCCGCGGCGCACTGCAGCGTGCTTGGGGAGGGATACATCCAGAAGAGCGGCAGCGGGGTCATTGCACAAGCGCACAGCCTGCCCTTCCTGCTCCTGGGGGCCAGACGGGCCCCTACCCTGCTTTCCCTGAAAAGGGGGCTGGTTCCAACAAGCACTGAAGGAAGAGGCAACTGAGAGCATCTCCCAGAAGCCGGCTTCAGGCAGTGGCCCTGGAACACACAGGTCCAGGGCAGGGCAAGTAGTCCTTCTCCTCCACGATGGGGCCAGCATGGGCTCTGGGCACGCTTCTTTGTACAGGCCAAGGGAGTGGGCCTCAGCCTGCTGGAAAAGCTACTCTCTCTGCAGGATGGAGACCAAGGGGCCCCTGCCTTTCTCTCCAGCCAGGGCTGCAGCAAGGCTACAGTGGTTGTGGGTCATGAAGATGGGACCCACTCTCCTCCTTCACTGGTGCATGAGGGGCAGAGGGGCaagctgccaccccaccagcagccaccccttccctttcctcaggggcccagggtgAGTTGTCCCTTCACTGCATTGCAACCAGCCACTGCTCTGCCTTCAGTTGAgacaatggccaggagtgctttttatcagctttggctgatatgccagcagcATCCATTTCTTGGGACAAACCACCTTACAGCAGTGGTGCATATGTGGgtcacatccagacttgactactgcaatgtgctctatgttgggctgcctttgtacatagtccagaaactgcagttgctcTCCAGGGCCACCCACACATTGCTCCTcatttaaaataactacactggctaccaattcgTTTCTGAgcaatatacaaagtgctggttgttacctatgaAGCCCTGGATGGATTGGGCCCAGGATATtgaagaaaacatcttcttcactatgagccccattgcccagtGAGATGGGGCGGGGTGTGGTTGCATCTGCCACACGGGCTCCCTTGGTGAAGAAcccaaaccgggccttctctagagtAGCCCTGAGGCTCAGGAACACACACCCAACTGAAACCAGAGCCTCTggaggggtgttttttaaaagtgacttTTGAAAGGACACCTGTTTTGTCAGGCTTTtcatttatgatgttttaaagttttatttatggtaattggaaactgtttatatgatttttaagtTTTGGTTTGACTGGATTGTAAGtggccctgagattttatataggatgctatataaatgtgataaataatgcTTCTTAGCATGTGCAGAGAGAACtccacatacacagacacacagacacagacacacacacacacacacacacacacccttcttgccatcctcctccctcctcccagagtggAGTGAGGGCCAGTCCCTGCCTGAAGATGGGTGGGGAACACAACAGCAGCTTGCTGATGGCCAATAAATCTGACATGCAGAAGCTCCAAACCATGATTTCTTTCCAAAGCAAATTTGAAAATATCTTGATTGAAAAGGCAGAATGACTCAATAAACACGAATGGAGGAAGAGTTAATGCTGGAGTTTTCTGGTTCACAGCTCATTCTCTTCACCACCATGCTACCGCAGGATTTCCTTTGACAGGAGGGGCCTAGCTTGCCGCTCCATCCCCAAGGAAGCACACGGCTCTCCCAGACAAGGGAAACC contains:
- the TTC9B gene encoding tetratricopeptide repeat protein 9B, whose translation is MHSALSQLVQRRQAFDLHRHGPLPVRRREMEEQSPYKRSCPSEAGAGSGAAIPAPAAAAAAAPRDHRAHRAAELGLGAKIQAAVEFKAEGSRCYKQKKFREAIGKYHRALLQIKGLEAASEAGGEEARGEKSLLGRAGCWPRRLTEEQLALVESTEIECYNSLTACLLQSELVNYERVREYCLKVLAKEKSNFKAMYRAGIAFYHLGDYGNALLYLREAKNREPTDTNVLRYIQLTEIKISRCSQREKEVMA